In Zea mays cultivar B73 chromosome 7, Zm-B73-REFERENCE-NAM-5.0, whole genome shotgun sequence, the following proteins share a genomic window:
- the LOC100275372 gene encoding Ricin B-like lectin R40G2 (The RefSeq protein has 2 non-frameshifting indels compared to this genomic sequence), with protein sequence MSWFGHHHHNQPAPPASGPNQVFKIFCRANENYCLAVRDGAVVLAPVNPKDDHQHWYKDMRFSTRVKDEEGMPAFALVNKATGLAIKHSLGQSHPVKLAPFSPDQEDASVLWTESKDVGKGFRCIRMVNNTRLNFDAFHGDKDHGGVHDGTAVVLWEWCKGENQSWKILPWGPEANSSAAHAGGPHAVRVFCKAGGEDYSLTVRNGTACLAPTNPRDEYQHWVKDMRHSTRVRDEEGYPAFALVNKVTGEALKHSTGQGHPVKLVPYNPDYQDESVLWTESRDVGNGFRCVRMVNNIYLNFDAFHGDKAHGGVHDGTEIVLWKWCEGDNQRWKILPW encoded by the exons atgtCGTGGTTCGGGCACCACCACCACAACCAGCCGGCTCCCCCGGCGTCGGGCCCCAACCAGGTGTTCAAGATCTTCTGCCGCGCCAACGAGAACTACTGCCTGGCCGTCCGCGACGGCGCCGTCGTGCTGGCCCCGGTCAACCCCAAGGACGACCACCAGCACTGGTACAAGGACATGCGCTTCAGCACCCGGGTCAAGGACGAGGAAGGCATGCCGGCGTTCGCGCTCGTCAACAAGGCCACGGGGCTCGCAATCAAGCACTCCCTCGGCCAGTCCCACCCG GTCAAGCTCGCGCCTTTCAGCCCGGACCAGGAGGACGCGTCGGTGCTGTGGACGGAGAGCAAGGACGTGGGCAAGGGCTTCCGCTGCATCCGCATGGTCAACAACACCCGCCTCAACTTCGACGCCTTCCACGGCGACAAGGACCACGGCGGCGTGCACGACGGCACCGCCGTCGTGCTCTGGGAGTGGTGCAAGGGCGAGAACCAGAGCTGGAAGATCCTGCCGTGGGGTCCCGAGGCCAACTCCTCCGCGGCCCACGCGGGAGGCCCGCACGCCGTGCGCGTCTTCTGCAAGGCCGGCGGCGAGGACTACAGCCTCACGGTGCGCAACGGCACGGCGTGCCTGGCGCCCACCAACCCGCGGGACGAGTACCAGCACTGggtcaaggacatgcgccacagcaCCCGGGTGCGGGACGAGGAGGGCTACCCGGCCTTCGCGCTCGTCAACAAGGTCACCGGCGAGGCGCTCAAGCACTCCACGGGGCAGGGCCACCCCGTCAAGCTCGTGCCCTACAACCCGGACTACCAGGACGAGTCCGTGCTCTGGACCGAGAGCCGCGACGTCGGCAACGGCTTCCGCTGCGTCCGCATGGTCAACAACATCTACCTCAACTTCGACGCCTTCCACGGCGACAAGGCCCACGGCGGCGTCCATGACGGTACCGAGATCGTGCTCTGGAAGTGGTGCGAGGGCGACAACCAGCGCTGGAAGATCCTCCCTTGGT GA
- the LOC100283176 gene encoding stress responsive protein: MDGGYYGGRDQRYSGGYYGGGGIATPGYAPAVPYGMSQVNIEGNGCGRALPPQPTVKVYCRANPNYAMSVRDGKVVLAPANPKDEYQHWIKDMRWSTSIKDEEGYPAFALVNKATGEAIKHSLGQSHPVRLVPYNPDFLDESVLWTESRDVGNGFRCVRMVNNIYLNFDALHGDKWHGGVRDGTDVVLWKWCEGDNQRWKIQPYY, translated from the coding sequence ATGGACGGCGGATACTACGGCGGCCGCGATCAGCGCTACAGCGGCGGGTACTACGGCGGCGGTGGCATCGCGACGCCGGGGTACGCTCCGGCGGTCCCGTACGGGATGTCGCAGGTGAACATCGAGGGCAACGGGTGCGGGCGGGCGCTGCCGCCGCAGCCGACCGTGAAGGTGTACTGCCGCGCCAACCCCAACTACGCCATGAGCGTCCGCGACGGGAAGGTGGTGCTGGCGCCGGCGAACCCCAAGGACGAGTACCAGCACTGGATCAAGGACATGCGGTGGAGCACGAGCATCAAGGACGAGGAAGGTTACCCGGCGTTCGCGCTGGTGAACAAGGCGACCGGGGAGGCCATCAAGCACTCGCTGGGGCAGTCCCACCCGGTGCGCCTGGTGCCCTACAACCCGGACTTTTTGGACGAGTCGGTGCTGTGGACGGAGAGCCGCGACGTCGGCAACGGCTTCCGCTGCGTCCGCATGGTCAACAACATCTACCTCAACTTCGACGCCCTCCACGGCGACAAGTGGCACGGCGGCGTCCGTGACGGCACCGACGTCGTGCTCTGGAAGTGGTGCGAGGGCGACAACCAGCGCTGGAAGATCCAGCCCTACTACTGA